In Blastopirellula sp. J2-11, a single genomic region encodes these proteins:
- a CDS encoding TadE/TadG family type IV pilus assembly protein produces the protein MLRVRKVRTADRRGATLVETALVLPVFFLFVFAIMEFGHATMVSNVLKNACRNAARWGAASGATTEEVVAYARNQMKSAVNTDAVTIQVKDASFFDDGGDLPANSNDWAGLPDLELSEAESRQMFLIRATVRYGDVTIVPQPWSADAVLGGQSITRHE, from the coding sequence ATGTTACGAGTACGCAAAGTACGAACTGCCGATCGCCGTGGCGCAACGCTCGTCGAAACCGCTTTGGTATTGCCGGTATTCTTCTTGTTTGTGTTTGCAATCATGGAGTTCGGCCATGCGACGATGGTCTCAAACGTACTGAAAAACGCGTGTCGAAACGCGGCCCGCTGGGGCGCTGCGAGTGGAGCGACGACCGAAGAAGTCGTCGCCTACGCACGCAATCAAATGAAATCAGCCGTCAACACTGACGCGGTGACCATCCAGGTCAAGGACGCCAGTTTCTTTGATGACGGCGGCGATCTTCCCGCCAACTCCAATGATTGGGCAGGCTTGCCCGATCTCGAATTATCCGAAGCCGAGTCGCGACAGATGTTTCTGATCCGCGCGACGGTACGCTACGGAGACGTAACCATCGTGCCGCAGCCTTGGTCGGCTGACGCCGTCTTGGGCGGCCAATCAATTACGCGTCACGAATAG
- a CDS encoding DEAD/DEAH box helicase, translating into MANAQFPQVRFRGKLRPSQQDAVEIARKSLDSGERQLYVVAPPGSGKTVLGLYLWAECVKRPALVLSPNSAIQMQWAARTDLFDRTPPGGELASTDPKTPGLLTSLTYQSVTLPRRGDDGLDDAALDLWRGKLIEKEAARDPEEARIWIRDLQKHNRDYYDQRLSAYRKEIRDEASQRGDTLDMLHRSSLATLDRLKTQQIGLIILDECHHLVGHWGRVLADAAVMFDNPVILGLTATPPDVDNKSPQDFERYATFFGPIDYDVPVPAVVKDGFLAPYQDLAYFVRPSEAELRYVANADDLLHEIVDLASAPRDGSAASQEVVAPQPVKPPTSEPTEEEEAPIQLLDLSALQVVGSAEAAYAEEAESEPTARVDPVAVAEIEVETVADAPRIAPLPAWLLTSLAEKKHAAQKFNTWSAFERRDPEFAAAARVFLQMRELALPADVPPAEWDPSAEAPEMAILVPVLDRYVRHALRRSPNSDDHALARDIITRLRMLGVQITETGCQACASPVGRVLAYSREKARAVIPILHAEMATLGDSIRAIVVADYEKTAAVMPETADLLDEEAGGAVAAFRTLLLDEQTDRLQPILVTGSSVLIDDDLQPQFDHVAHAWLQKEGFRVELEYGEEEGFCVVRGQGADWSPRVYIEMITELFQQGVSRCLVGTRGLLGEGWDANKINVLIDLTTVTTSMSVRQLRGRSFRLDPAVPEKVANNWDVVCIAPEFSKGLDDYARFRKKHDNIFGVTDDGEIEKGVGHVHAALTDLRPELLEDSVRLLNGDMLVRAGQRTTAREHWKIGQPYHGQPRTTLEVRLERDEREQSGFPPFAAKGEVWRDDSLAMSIGTAILSALAETQQITPSARPQVKSRAGGYVRMFLDDASEEESELFATSLREALGPLHRPRYVVPRKLRFSTPTFWSKLLPQFLGQYLEQQNDEMVMLHAVPSALAKKKESAEIYEKYWNQYVSPGQAMFSLRGAGEELRIEAEKAGLTPRGSYHEKEVFS; encoded by the coding sequence ATGGCCAACGCCCAATTCCCGCAAGTTCGGTTTCGCGGAAAACTGCGCCCTTCACAACAGGATGCGGTGGAAATAGCCCGCAAAAGCCTCGATTCGGGCGAGCGGCAACTCTATGTCGTCGCCCCGCCGGGATCGGGAAAGACCGTTTTGGGCCTGTATCTCTGGGCCGAATGCGTGAAGCGTCCGGCGCTGGTCCTCTCTCCCAATTCGGCCATTCAAATGCAATGGGCGGCGCGGACCGACCTGTTTGATCGCACGCCGCCCGGCGGCGAGTTGGCCAGCACCGACCCCAAGACTCCCGGCTTGCTCACGTCGCTCACCTATCAATCGGTTACGCTGCCGCGCCGCGGTGACGACGGACTCGATGACGCCGCGCTCGATCTGTGGCGCGGCAAGCTGATCGAAAAAGAGGCGGCTCGCGATCCCGAAGAGGCCCGCATCTGGATCCGCGATCTGCAGAAGCACAATCGCGACTACTATGATCAACGTCTGTCCGCCTATCGCAAAGAGATTCGCGACGAAGCGAGCCAGCGCGGGGATACGCTCGACATGCTGCATCGTTCGTCGCTGGCGACACTCGACCGGTTAAAGACGCAGCAGATCGGGCTGATCATCCTGGACGAGTGTCATCATCTGGTCGGTCACTGGGGACGCGTGTTGGCGGACGCCGCGGTGATGTTCGACAATCCGGTCATCCTGGGCCTGACGGCGACGCCCCCGGATGTCGATAACAAATCTCCCCAAGACTTTGAACGTTACGCAACCTTCTTTGGCCCAATCGATTACGACGTCCCGGTCCCGGCGGTGGTGAAGGACGGTTTCCTGGCGCCCTATCAAGACCTCGCCTACTTTGTGCGGCCCAGCGAAGCCGAATTGCGCTACGTCGCCAACGCCGATGATCTGCTGCACGAGATCGTTGATCTCGCCAGCGCACCGCGCGACGGGAGCGCCGCGTCACAGGAAGTCGTCGCCCCCCAGCCGGTCAAACCGCCGACATCCGAGCCGACCGAAGAAGAAGAGGCGCCGATCCAGTTGCTCGATCTTTCGGCGCTGCAAGTCGTCGGTTCGGCGGAAGCGGCCTACGCAGAAGAGGCCGAGTCCGAACCGACCGCCAGGGTCGATCCGGTCGCCGTCGCCGAAATAGAGGTCGAAACAGTCGCCGACGCGCCCCGTATCGCGCCGCTTCCCGCGTGGTTGCTGACTTCGCTCGCCGAGAAGAAGCATGCGGCGCAGAAGTTCAACACCTGGTCGGCCTTCGAACGGCGCGATCCCGAGTTCGCCGCGGCGGCGCGCGTCTTCTTACAAATGCGCGAGTTGGCCCTACCGGCAGATGTTCCGCCTGCCGAGTGGGACCCGTCAGCTGAAGCCCCCGAGATGGCGATTCTGGTCCCGGTGCTTGATCGTTACGTCCGACACGCGTTGCGACGTTCTCCCAATTCGGACGACCACGCGTTGGCGCGCGACATCATCACGCGACTGCGGATGCTCGGCGTGCAGATTACCGAAACCGGTTGTCAGGCCTGCGCTTCGCCGGTCGGTCGCGTGTTGGCTTACTCGCGTGAAAAAGCCCGCGCCGTCATCCCGATTTTGCACGCCGAGATGGCGACGCTCGGAGATTCGATTCGCGCGATCGTCGTCGCCGACTATGAAAAAACCGCCGCCGTCATGCCCGAAACGGCCGATTTGCTCGATGAAGAAGCCGGCGGCGCCGTCGCCGCATTTCGCACGCTGCTGCTAGATGAACAAACCGATCGACTGCAACCGATCTTGGTGACCGGCTCCAGCGTCCTGATCGATGACGATCTACAACCGCAGTTTGATCATGTGGCGCATGCCTGGCTGCAGAAAGAAGGCTTCCGCGTTGAACTCGAATACGGCGAAGAAGAAGGATTTTGCGTCGTCCGCGGCCAAGGCGCTGATTGGTCGCCGCGCGTCTATATCGAGATGATCACCGAACTCTTCCAGCAAGGGGTCTCCCGCTGTCTGGTCGGCACCCGCGGTCTCTTGGGGGAAGGTTGGGACGCCAATAAGATCAACGTTTTGATCGATCTGACGACGGTCACGACCAGCATGTCGGTGCGACAACTTCGTGGACGTTCGTTTCGGTTGGATCCAGCCGTTCCCGAGAAAGTCGCCAATAACTGGGATGTGGTCTGCATCGCGCCCGAGTTCAGCAAGGGCCTTGACGACTACGCCCGCTTTCGCAAGAAGCATGACAACATCTTTGGGGTCACCGACGACGGCGAAATTGAAAAAGGGGTCGGGCATGTCCATGCGGCGCTGACCGACTTGCGTCCCGAACTGCTGGAAGACTCGGTTCGCCTGCTCAACGGCGACATGCTGGTCCGCGCCGGACAACGGACGACCGCTCGGGAACACTGGAAGATTGGTCAGCCCTATCATGGCCAGCCGCGAACCACGCTGGAAGTTCGACTCGAGCGCGACGAGCGCGAACAATCCGGCTTTCCGCCGTTCGCCGCCAAAGGAGAAGTGTGGCGCGACGATTCATTGGCGATGAGCATCGGCACAGCGATCTTGTCGGCCTTGGCCGAGACTCAACAAATTACTCCATCGGCTCGGCCGCAGGTTAAATCGCGAGCCGGCGGATATGTCCGGATGTTTCTGGACGACGCGTCCGAGGAAGAGAGCGAGTTGTTTGCGACCTCGCTGCGTGAAGCGCTCGGCCCGCTGCATCGCCCCCGGTACGTGGTGCCGCGGAAGCTCCGTTTCTCGACGCCCACTTTTTGGTCGAAGTTGTTGCCCCAATTTTTGGGCCAGTATCTCGAACAACAAAATGATGAGATGGTGATGCTGCACGCGGTGCCTTCGGCGCTGGCCAAAAAGAAAGAGAGCGCCGAGATCTACGAAAAGTATTGGAATCAATATGTCAGCCCCGGCCAGGCGATGTTCTCTCTGCGCGGCGCCGGCGAAGAACTACGAATCGAAGCCGAAAAAGCAGGCCTCACTCCGCGCGGTTCGTATCATGAGAAGGAAGTTTTTTCCTAA
- a CDS encoding peptidase, translating to MASPTRRQFLQSTAVAATVAATPLFLRAENKSGSAPVRVGSGEHTYECHHYWGELPSSVQWGATHGVALDKSGLIYITHQSPAGEAMDAVVAFDADGKCVRSFGKEFHGGGHGLELRAEDGQEFLYLCDVKNRQIAKLDLKGEVVWRQGFPEQSGKYKNAKGYCPTNIALAPSGGFYVGDGYGSHYVHQYDADANWVRSWGGRGTKPGELNCPHGLYVDTRPGREPSLAVTDRANNRLQYFSLDGEHLSYVDNLVYPSSLDVQGEVMLVGELDSRLTLLDKENNVITYLDDDPAWRKTVNANGRRVRSQRDKWVEGKFVHPHDATFDADGNIYLAEWVVGGRVSFLKKVG from the coding sequence ATGGCTTCGCCAACACGACGACAATTTCTCCAATCAACTGCCGTCGCCGCTACCGTTGCGGCGACTCCTTTGTTTCTACGTGCCGAAAACAAATCGGGCTCTGCGCCGGTTCGCGTCGGTTCTGGAGAGCATACCTACGAATGTCACCATTATTGGGGCGAACTTCCCAGCAGCGTCCAGTGGGGCGCGACGCACGGCGTCGCGCTTGATAAGTCTGGCCTCATTTATATCACGCATCAAAGTCCCGCTGGCGAAGCGATGGACGCCGTTGTCGCATTTGACGCTGATGGTAAATGCGTTCGCTCGTTTGGCAAAGAGTTTCACGGCGGCGGACATGGACTGGAATTGCGTGCCGAAGATGGGCAAGAGTTTCTCTACTTGTGCGACGTCAAAAATCGCCAGATCGCCAAGCTGGACCTGAAGGGCGAAGTGGTTTGGAGGCAAGGTTTTCCTGAACAATCGGGCAAGTACAAAAATGCGAAGGGCTATTGCCCGACCAACATCGCCCTGGCGCCGAGCGGCGGCTTTTATGTAGGCGACGGATATGGTTCGCACTATGTCCATCAGTATGACGCAGACGCGAATTGGGTCCGCAGTTGGGGCGGTCGCGGAACCAAGCCGGGCGAGCTGAATTGTCCGCACGGTCTGTACGTCGATACGCGTCCTGGTCGTGAGCCGTCGTTAGCGGTGACCGATCGGGCCAACAATCGCCTGCAATATTTCTCGCTGGATGGCGAGCATTTGAGCTATGTCGACAACCTGGTTTATCCTTCGTCGCTGGACGTGCAGGGAGAAGTGATGCTGGTCGGCGAATTGGATTCGCGGCTGACGCTGCTCGACAAAGAGAACAACGTCATCACCTATCTCGATGACGATCCGGCCTGGCGGAAGACGGTCAACGCGAATGGTCGCCGCGTTCGGTCGCAGCGCGACAAGTGGGTCGAGGGAAAGTTTGTTCATCCGCACGACGCGACATTTGACGCGGATGGCAACATCTATCTTGCCGAATGGGTTGTCGGCGGCCGCGTCTCCTTCCTGAAGAAGGTGGGCTAA
- a CDS encoding ThiF family adenylyltransferase encodes MSDDVAKPEDRYARQVAYHAIGAAGQTKLAGGTALIVGLGALGSVIAETLARAGVGHLRIVDRDFLEWNNLQRQVLYTEQDVRDRLPKAVAAEQRLRAINSEINIETHVADVDYRNVEDLAAGVDVIIDGTDNFGVRFLLNDASLKLGIPWIYGGCVGAEGRMMVILPGETPCFRCLMPEPPPAEMTPTCDTAGVVAPIVNVVASLEALEAIKLLSGNRDAVQREFVVVDLWENRWRQIKLDNLRDNADCPACGQQQYEWLRGELGGQSTVLCGRNAVQISFPDRPAVSLEALAEKLAGVGRVEKNPYLLRLHVDEYVLTIFPDGRAIIAGTTEPSVARTLYSRYVGG; translated from the coding sequence ATGAGTGACGATGTGGCTAAGCCTGAAGATCGCTACGCTCGGCAAGTCGCCTATCACGCGATTGGCGCCGCAGGACAGACGAAACTCGCAGGCGGGACGGCGCTGATCGTCGGACTCGGCGCGCTGGGAAGCGTGATCGCCGAGACGCTCGCTCGCGCTGGCGTCGGCCATTTGCGAATAGTGGACCGGGACTTTCTGGAGTGGAACAACCTGCAGCGACAGGTTCTCTATACCGAACAAGATGTGCGTGATCGCCTGCCGAAAGCGGTCGCCGCCGAGCAACGCTTACGAGCGATCAACTCTGAAATCAACATCGAAACGCATGTCGCCGATGTCGACTATCGCAACGTCGAAGATCTAGCCGCCGGCGTCGATGTGATCATCGATGGGACCGATAACTTTGGCGTCCGGTTTCTGCTGAATGACGCCTCGTTGAAGCTCGGGATTCCCTGGATCTACGGCGGTTGCGTCGGCGCCGAAGGGCGGATGATGGTGATCTTGCCGGGCGAAACCCCGTGCTTCCGTTGTTTGATGCCGGAGCCCCCGCCTGCCGAGATGACGCCGACCTGCGATACCGCCGGCGTTGTCGCGCCGATCGTCAACGTAGTTGCATCACTCGAAGCGCTCGAAGCGATCAAGCTGCTCTCCGGCAATCGTGACGCGGTGCAGCGAGAGTTCGTGGTCGTTGATCTGTGGGAAAATCGCTGGCGTCAAATCAAGCTCGACAATTTGCGCGACAACGCCGATTGCCCTGCCTGCGGTCAGCAACAATACGAATGGCTCCGCGGCGAGTTGGGTGGCCAATCAACCGTGCTGTGCGGACGCAACGCGGTGCAGATTAGCTTTCCCGATCGCCCTGCCGTATCACTGGAGGCGCTGGCCGAGAAGCTCGCTGGCGTCGGCCGGGTCGAAAAGAATCCTTATCTATTGCGACTGCATGTCGACGAATACGTGCTCACCATCTTTCCCGACGGTCGCGCGATCATCGCCGGCACGACGGAACCGTCTGTAGCGCGCACGCTCTACTCGCGCTATGTCGGCGGATAG
- a CDS encoding vWA domain-containing protein, which translates to MPRFACNWTNRRSARKGIFVVLAAVVMAVLFAFISFGIDTGLISLEQTRMQNAVDAAALAASQEITSAVAQAGDSGGDPNSISISFAKQMAVDVAAANGVYLNADRDVVFGKRTYDPGSGEWTYDWTNGPYNVVKVEAHRDQPNLEAPDGRVPLAFGWAVGIPSIPLVTSATSFVEARDMVVVLDFSGSMNDDSQFKAINRLGKDAVTQNLRDIFTSMSPNVGDLPLEPTYLTVVGAAPTSGCDSQVQVTFKGTEVYVQSSKDLSNVVLQFDNGNKYKYDNLNQGKTGTFQGTGYNNNRVITKAWVKSGCNSSGEGSGYGERFEDTNSAVKSAFGLYDVSYPYASGSWDDYINYCRNDNDVRSADYRNMYGGVTLANYWLAKKYNSWQTQDLWKAPHYPFHAVKNGFTLFLSFLDDLDFGDEVGVVSYDESARVEHTLDEHGEYATLGGNNISEDYDTLNLIQRHKQSGHYGSYTGMGYGVKEASELLTEHSRHGARPTMVVMTDGQANRYPNRWSLPYEWDWADYTDFDGDGDADYSTNDKSKQYAFYEAVQAHKLDVTIHTMSVGLDADRNLMTAIAFACGGVHIAVPGGATVAEMEQQLLDAFGQIAAKVPPPQLVYEITVN; encoded by the coding sequence ATGCCTCGTTTCGCCTGCAATTGGACCAATCGACGCTCGGCTCGCAAGGGGATCTTCGTCGTGTTGGCCGCCGTCGTGATGGCCGTTTTGTTCGCATTCATTTCTTTCGGCATCGACACAGGGTTGATTTCGTTGGAACAAACCCGAATGCAGAACGCAGTGGATGCGGCGGCCTTGGCCGCTTCGCAAGAAATCACTTCGGCTGTCGCTCAAGCAGGTGATAGCGGCGGCGACCCCAATTCGATCTCGATTTCGTTCGCCAAACAAATGGCGGTCGATGTGGCGGCGGCGAACGGAGTATATCTCAACGCTGATCGCGATGTCGTGTTTGGCAAGCGTACGTATGATCCCGGCAGCGGCGAATGGACGTATGACTGGACCAACGGCCCTTACAACGTCGTGAAAGTCGAAGCCCATCGCGATCAACCGAACCTGGAAGCTCCCGACGGCCGCGTGCCGTTGGCGTTTGGGTGGGCGGTCGGTATCCCTTCGATTCCGCTGGTCACCTCGGCGACCAGCTTTGTCGAAGCTCGCGATATGGTGGTCGTGCTCGACTTCTCGGGCTCGATGAATGACGACAGCCAGTTCAAAGCGATCAATCGCCTGGGCAAGGATGCGGTTACGCAGAACTTGCGAGACATCTTTACTTCGATGAGTCCCAATGTCGGCGATTTGCCGCTGGAGCCGACATATCTGACGGTAGTCGGCGCGGCGCCGACAAGCGGATGCGATTCACAAGTTCAGGTCACGTTCAAAGGGACCGAAGTCTATGTGCAATCGTCAAAAGATTTGTCGAACGTCGTGCTGCAGTTTGATAACGGCAATAAATACAAGTACGACAATCTAAACCAAGGGAAGACCGGAACCTTCCAAGGAACCGGCTACAACAACAATCGCGTGATCACCAAGGCCTGGGTCAAATCGGGTTGCAATAGTAGTGGTGAAGGCTCTGGTTATGGCGAGCGCTTTGAAGACACCAACAGCGCCGTGAAAAGCGCGTTCGGACTCTACGACGTTTCTTATCCTTACGCCTCCGGCAGTTGGGATGACTACATCAACTATTGCCGCAATGACAACGACGTCCGTTCGGCCGACTATCGCAACATGTACGGCGGGGTCACGTTGGCCAACTATTGGCTTGCGAAAAAGTACAACTCTTGGCAGACCCAGGATCTCTGGAAGGCGCCCCACTATCCGTTTCATGCGGTGAAGAACGGCTTCACGTTGTTCCTCTCGTTTTTGGATGATCTCGACTTTGGCGACGAAGTCGGCGTCGTCTCGTATGACGAAAGCGCCCGGGTCGAACATACGCTCGACGAGCATGGCGAGTACGCGACGCTCGGCGGAAACAACATCAGCGAAGACTACGATACGCTCAACCTGATTCAACGTCACAAGCAGTCAGGCCATTACGGTTCGTACACCGGCATGGGATACGGCGTAAAAGAGGCGAGTGAGCTGCTGACCGAACATTCGCGGCATGGAGCGCGGCCGACGATGGTGGTGATGACCGACGGCCAAGCGAACCGCTACCCCAACAGATGGAGCCTGCCGTACGAATGGGACTGGGCTGACTACACCGACTTCGATGGGGATGGCGATGCGGACTACAGCACCAATGACAAATCCAAGCAATACGCTTTCTACGAAGCGGTCCAGGCTCACAAGCTGGACGTGACGATCCACACGATGAGCGTCGGCTTGGATGCCGATCGAAACTTGATGACGGCGATCGCGTTCGCTTGCGGCGGCGTTCATATCGCGGTCCCCGGCGGAGCGACGGTGGCCGAAATGGAGCAGCAATTGCTCGACGCATTCGGTCAGATCGCGGCCAAGGTTCCGCCGCCGCAATTGGTTTATGAGATCACAGTGAATTAA
- the uvrA gene encoding excinuclease ABC subunit UvrA, with translation MPNTSIQLRGVEVHNLKKVDLDLDHRKLIVFCGVSGSGKTSMALDTLYAEGQRRYIESFSAYTRQFLERLEKPAAESIDGIPPALAVTRGNDSRSNRSTVGTATETTDYLRLLFAKVGEIICPCCGAKIQRDTPQEVAQRILEMNSPGRMMLTFPVAPDQEETWDQVVADLREDGFVRVISGQQTLNLTSDSQQLNGGAVQAIADRLSGEGLKAERLQESLETAFLHGEGVCQLLVESEELNGAGDHGILQQIDGRSWRRHVYSNQLRCDACNLEFIEPEPRLFNFNSPLGACQACEGFGNVIDMDMDLIVPDVSKTLADGAIAPWNTPAYHHELEELLALAKDYDLPTNVPFRELTEEHLRLIREGVPEREFGGLKGFFQWLERRKYKMHLRVFLSRWRSFRDCESCHGKRLRPESLAVRIGGKNIAEVSTMKIRDSYEFFKSLKIDPRHQAVARQVLSQLLDRLKYLNVVGLGYLALDRTIRTLSGGEAQRVALTSTLGSSLVNMLYVFDEPSVGLHPADVERLAGAIRDLNKRGNTVVLVEHEESMIRRADEIIEFGPGAGERGGEIIFQGTPQELLTSDETLTGDYLMGRRKVIHLEKRRETTHGRVRIKGARGNNLKNIEVEFPLGVLCVVTGVSGAGKSTLVDNTLYPALCRRKRKEAPKALDCDDVFGDGQIDDVVLVDQSPIGRSPRSNPVTYIKAFDEIRSVFAATVQARTHNFTASHFSFNVNGGRCDACDGDGHIAIDMQFLADVYMKCPECKGRRYKKDVLEVLYRGKNIAEVLNMTIREAFVFFRGQPKVQAKLQRLIDVGLDYLRLGQPANTLSAGEAQRLKLAGYLASSKRGRTLFLLDEPTTGLHFADIAQLLDCFNSLLQVGHSLIVVEHNLHMMMAADYIIDMGPGAADEGGQVVATGTPEEVAQNENSRTGRALAEALLSRSGVRLAPKE, from the coding sequence TTGCCCAATACGTCGATTCAACTCCGAGGAGTCGAAGTCCACAATCTAAAAAAAGTGGATCTCGATCTCGATCATCGCAAGCTTATTGTCTTCTGCGGCGTTAGCGGCAGCGGCAAGACCAGCATGGCGCTCGATACGTTGTATGCCGAAGGGCAACGACGCTACATCGAGAGCTTCTCGGCCTATACGCGGCAATTTCTGGAGCGCCTCGAAAAACCAGCCGCCGAATCGATCGACGGCATTCCGCCGGCGCTTGCGGTGACCCGCGGCAATGACTCTCGCTCGAATCGATCGACTGTCGGCACCGCGACCGAAACGACCGACTATTTGCGCCTGTTGTTCGCCAAAGTAGGCGAGATCATCTGTCCGTGTTGCGGCGCCAAGATCCAGCGCGACACGCCGCAGGAAGTCGCCCAGCGCATACTTGAGATGAACTCGCCAGGCCGGATGATGCTCACCTTTCCGGTCGCTCCCGACCAAGAAGAAACGTGGGATCAGGTCGTCGCCGATTTGCGCGAAGATGGTTTCGTACGCGTGATCTCTGGACAACAAACGCTCAACCTGACATCGGACTCGCAGCAGCTGAACGGCGGCGCTGTGCAAGCGATCGCCGATCGTCTCTCAGGCGAAGGACTGAAAGCGGAGCGTCTGCAAGAATCGCTCGAAACGGCGTTTTTGCATGGCGAAGGAGTTTGCCAATTGCTGGTCGAGTCGGAAGAGCTGAACGGCGCCGGCGACCACGGAATTTTGCAACAGATCGACGGCCGCAGTTGGCGACGACACGTTTACAGCAATCAACTCCGCTGCGACGCGTGCAATCTCGAGTTCATCGAGCCCGAGCCGCGACTCTTTAATTTCAACAGTCCTCTCGGCGCTTGTCAGGCCTGCGAAGGTTTTGGCAACGTGATCGACATGGACATGGACCTGATCGTGCCGGACGTCAGCAAAACGCTGGCCGACGGTGCGATCGCTCCCTGGAATACGCCGGCCTATCATCATGAGCTGGAAGAGTTGCTGGCGCTGGCCAAAGACTACGATCTGCCGACCAACGTTCCGTTTCGTGAACTGACCGAAGAGCACCTGCGTCTGATTCGCGAAGGCGTTCCCGAACGCGAATTTGGCGGCCTGAAAGGGTTCTTCCAATGGCTCGAACGGCGCAAGTACAAAATGCACTTGCGCGTTTTCCTCAGCCGTTGGCGCAGTTTCCGCGATTGCGAATCGTGCCACGGCAAACGGCTCCGTCCTGAATCGCTCGCCGTTCGCATCGGCGGCAAGAACATCGCCGAAGTTTCGACGATGAAAATTCGGGACTCGTACGAGTTTTTCAAGTCGCTGAAAATCGACCCGCGCCATCAAGCGGTCGCTCGTCAGGTATTGTCGCAATTGCTCGATCGATTGAAATACCTGAATGTGGTCGGGCTGGGCTACTTGGCGCTGGATCGGACGATCCGCACGCTCAGCGGCGGCGAGGCGCAGCGCGTCGCTTTGACCAGTACGCTCGGCTCCAGTCTAGTCAACATGCTCTATGTGTTTGATGAGCCCTCAGTCGGTTTGCATCCGGCGGATGTCGAACGTCTGGCCGGAGCGATTCGCGATCTGAATAAGCGCGGCAACACGGTTGTGCTGGTCGAACACGAAGAGTCGATGATTCGCCGCGCCGACGAGATCATCGAATTTGGCCCCGGCGCCGGTGAACGCGGCGGAGAAATCATCTTCCAAGGAACGCCGCAAGAGTTGCTGACCTCGGATGAAACGTTGACCGGCGACTATCTGATGGGGCGTCGCAAGGTGATCCATCTCGAGAAACGCCGCGAAACGACGCATGGTCGCGTCCGTATTAAAGGCGCCCGCGGCAACAACCTGAAAAACATCGAAGTCGAGTTCCCGCTCGGCGTTCTCTGTGTCGTGACCGGAGTCAGCGGCGCCGGCAAAAGTACGCTGGTCGACAATACGCTCTATCCGGCGCTCTGCCGCCGCAAGCGGAAAGAAGCCCCCAAGGCGCTTGACTGCGATGATGTCTTTGGCGATGGCCAGATCGACGATGTAGTCCTAGTCGATCAAAGCCCGATTGGTCGTTCTCCACGCTCGAACCCGGTCACCTACATTAAAGCGTTTGACGAGATCCGGTCGGTCTTCGCCGCGACAGTCCAGGCGCGTACGCACAATTTCACCGCGAGCCATTTCAGCTTTAACGTCAACGGCGGACGCTGTGACGCTTGCGACGGGGACGGTCATATCGCGATTGATATGCAGTTTCTTGCTGACGTCTACATGAAGTGCCCAGAGTGCAAAGGGCGCCGCTACAAAAAGGATGTGCTGGAAGTTTTGTACCGCGGCAAGAACATCGCCGAAGTGCTGAACATGACAATTCGCGAAGCGTTCGTCTTCTTCCGCGGCCAGCCGAAAGTACAAGCCAAACTGCAGCGATTGATTGATGTCGGACTCGACTATTTGCGTCTTGGCCAGCCGGCCAACACGCTCTCTGCCGGTGAAGCGCAGCGTTTGAAGTTAGCAGGCTATCTGGCCTCCTCCAAACGGGGACGCACCCTCTTTTTGCTGGATGAGCCGACTACCGGTTTGCACTTCGCCGATATTGCTCAGTTGCTCGACTGCTTCAACTCGCTGCTGCAAGTTGGACACTCGCTGATTGTCGTCGAGCATAATCTGCACATGATGATGGCGGCTGATTACATCATCGACATGGGCCCCGGCGCCGCCGATGAAGGGGGCCAGGTCGTTGCGACCGGCACGCCGGAGGAGGTCGCACAGAATGAGAACTCGCGCACCGGTCGCGCCTTGGCTGAAGCATTGTTGTCACGCTCCGGCGTGCGACTCGCCCCCAAAGAATAG
- a CDS encoding TadE/TadG family type IV pilus assembly protein, whose translation MLRFRRKQVASRRGTATVEFAVVAPLFLTMVVGLIQGSKLFDSHSVMAQAARDGARLGAMDRADWVAQGIQSNDKIKQDVRNTLAAAGFDPEEVDVFIEFPDDPGNEFDLDDPANDFQLFELRIETPLTSLTSTHNDNENQFKLVSKVVFRNSKSTIVQ comes from the coding sequence ATGTTACGCTTTCGCCGAAAACAAGTCGCCAGTCGCCGTGGAACGGCGACCGTAGAATTTGCCGTCGTAGCGCCGTTGTTTTTGACGATGGTCGTCGGCTTGATCCAGGGAAGCAAGCTGTTTGACTCCCACTCGGTGATGGCGCAAGCGGCGCGCGACGGCGCGCGATTGGGCGCGATGGATCGTGCGGACTGGGTGGCGCAGGGGATTCAGTCCAACGACAAAATCAAACAAGATGTTCGCAATACGTTGGCGGCCGCTGGATTTGACCCGGAAGAAGTCGACGTCTTTATCGAGTTTCCCGACGATCCTGGCAACGAGTTTGATCTGGATGATCCCGCGAATGACTTCCAGTTGTTTGAGCTGCGAATCGAGACGCCGCTTACTTCGTTGACCTCAACGCATAACGACAACGAGAACCAATTCAAATTGGTGAGTAAGGTCGTATTTCGCAATAGCAAGAGCACGATCGTTCAGTAA